GAAAAGTCATTCGCGTAGGTGATGTGATTGCGTACAAACGCACCTTCTCAATGCTAGATATCGTGGTTGAGAAAGATGTCATCGTAAGCCCGTTCCCGCTTCTCCTTTCATTCTAGTCTTTAGTAATCTCAAAATATTGTCAGGTACAATCCATACACCCCAAGACGCACGCAATAGCAGTGCTCACGTCACGCGGTACTACCAAAGAGCTTCCTAAACAtgtcctttcttcttcatccatggACATTGACGCTGACGCCTTGTCCTCCGGACCTGCAACCCTTTCGTTAACTATCAATAGCCCTACGATGCTTGAAACTGCCCTGCTGGATATCGACGCGCGCGTTGATAAAGCCCGTCGCCCGAATGGCAACGCATGGAAGGCATTTAATGTTTACCGCTATCGCGCAGGGACGGACTACAACCCTTATGACGACAGAGGAGGCCGTGAACTCCATGGTGCACTTTTTTATTTGAGAGCTGAATATTACAGCGAAAATTATTAGAGGTTTGACGTTTTACGGCTTTGGTGATGCTATGGCCAAACGATTGTATTATACTATACGTTTTTCTCTTCACATCATCTTTCACGGTTCGCCCTCGGGAACGACCACTCGAGCAAGTGACGATACTCTCCAAGAACAACTGCATTTCCTGTCTCATATCGAGCGAACCCTGACAACGCCGCTCTTCTCTCCATATTTCTTCCTCGTTCTCCTCGCCCTTTTACTCGGCTAACGAAAATGGGCAAGTGACACACGCCACAGCACCCTTCCCCGCCCTTCCCCGCATCCAAGTGTCCCGAGACTTTGACAGTAGCTATCGATCGCTGCTAAAATCACAAGTGAAACGACTGCGGTTCAAGCCACGCGTCGCGCGCGTGCGCATTGCGGCCACGCGATGCGCTCTTGAATCCGAACCTGTCTGAACATCCGAAGTGAGACATGTCCTCCGCGTTGTAACTAGGCAATGCTCATTGCTAGAGAAGGCAGAGAGTTACATATATGGCACTTACAGATGCACAGGCTACGAGCCAGCCGGCTAGCTTTGTACATAGTGCTAGCCTGGTGCCCCCTGGTGCTAGCACGTACATAATGGGCCTCCTGTCTCAGTTTCCCTTGTGTGAGAGTACATATCGGTGGCCGGCCGGTGTGGGTGAAGGGCAGGAAAGACGGTGACTCTCACGTTCAGTTATGGCATTTTAGACGCCGACGCTCGCtggccgccgccgccgccgccctgTGCGCTTAACGTTGCGCTTAAGTCCTATTAGACCgcttctttcattttcatgtCAATTCGTTACTTACATCAAAACAACTCAAAGTGCTTGTCCTTGTATGGCAAAGATTAATTTTCGCACCAGTGTGCTACACCGACGAAAGCACTTAGCACAATAGGTTCGGTGGTCAGAGTCAAATATGGGTATAGCGTTCACTGTTCGCGGGATGCTCAGGATTTTACAGTCACCGAAAAACCACGATCTTGCCACGTCGAGTTCGTTACGTTATTGTCTTATCGAGATTACGACTAGGCACGAAATACTGGTTCTAAGAATCTAACAAGTTCTGATTCAAGCGGCTTGGGCATGTTCACATATTCCCAAGCAACTCCCAAGACTCAAGACTCAAAAAACTCACTTGATAAAGTGAACTAAAAAAGTAAATAGAAAGTACGTTCGTTTGCTCTAGTACAGCGCCCAATCTTCTTCAACTAGCTttacctttttttctctgatgcctttgaaaattgaaggTCCCATCATGATCAGGATCGGACTCGGATACAGCGCCATCGCctttattattattaattAAACATACTCGACCCTGAAATTTGATCACTGTTACTTACGGTAACAGTCTGGGAATAAAATGAGAACTTTAAAATTTCTGCACAGACGAAACCCTGCACAGTGCAAACCCACTACGAAAACCCTGCATGCTAGATCTTGAGTGTAATCAAGCGATATTCTGATGAAATAGAGTCTCGATTCCCGGTCGGTATTTTCGTATCGACATTCGCTGGCGGCTACAGAGGATTTTTTGTTTACGTGAGGTATTTTAAGCTTCTTAGGAGGGAGACCAAACTATTATGTATGTACTATGGTTTCCTAGGCTCTCTCTCACCAAGGTTACAAGCTAATGAGTGATAACCCCATGCATTGAGACAAATTGTACTTAAGTAAGTAAAGGAAAAAGgagaacaacaacaacatcatAAATTTTCCAGGTCCCAGGCCCACATGAAATCACCGATATCCGTACGCGTAACGCGAGATGATATCGTAGTACATACATAAGAAGCCGGAAAATCCAAGGAAAAGCTTGAGCGTCGGAATACCATCCGGTCACTGAGAGTCTAGAGACGAGAGTCTCGTCCAAAACAAGTAATAAACGAGTGATTTCAACTCAAGAGCAGAGAGAATCGAGTCCGTCTCTTTCAAATGTAAACCGTCTTCATTAAACCCGTGTTGGTGATAATCATATTGATTCTGAACCCCTGAAATCATGATGTTCGTTTGTCTTTAGTTTATTTTCTACTATACCCAGTCAAGTTCCATAATTTGCACCCATTCACTTATATAAGTACCACTATGTCAGTTTAGCGGCCTCCTAAATTCCAATAGTAACATATAAGAAGCCGGAAAGACCGAGGAAAACCTGAGCTGAGCTGTCGGAATACCATTCGGTCACTGAGAGGAATCTAGAGACAAGTCTACAAATTGCAAGAGTCTCGTCTGTTAAATCTATTTTCAAGTAAGTAAgcaagtaagtaagtaagtaaaCGAGTGAGAAACTGGTAACTTGACGTCGAATTTCGATTCTTCGATTCCGAGTCTTCCAAGTCGCAAGTCGACCCATGTGGCATCATGCACCCATGCACCCATGTATTCCATGCACCTAATTTGCTAATCCATCATTGCACCCAATCATAGTAGTAGAGCAGAGCGTACAACACAATTATGGTCTGATAGTAATAGTAACAGTTAAATAGCAGGGGCAGACTCACAGACACAACAGAAATTAACCAGACCTGACTCGGAGAATATTCAATATCTACGTACGTACATAATACACAGAAGGCATTTCTTCGTTATCATTCACACCAATGCCACCCATCCCATAAAATCCAAATCACCCAACAAGCTTCGCATTCCTCCTCAAAATCTCATTCAACTCCTCCCTCTTCACACAAAACTcaaacttgaagctcttCGCAATCTCATCAAGTCTCCCCTCATCCATCCCCCTAAAATGCTCCGCCCACTCTCTCACCAAAAACTCACTAACAAGCACATTCCGGCTCAGCCTCCCCACTCGATCCTCAAGCTTCCACACAGGGTGCGGATACAAATTCCTATACTCCTCCGGGACATGATCCTTGATGTGCTGGATCAGCGGGTCGTAGATGCCCCGGAGGAGGGGCGAGGACGACCAGGATGAGCCCCAGGCGTCGATTGCGAGCGTGTGCTTtttgaggaggaaggaggagaagagggtTGTGTAGGGTGTTGAGGGGGGGAGGTGCACCATCCCTTGGAAGCCGATGTCTTTGTATAGCCAGATCGACCAGCTGAGTCGGTCCTATTCCAATAACGAAATCAGACGTTCAACGTTACGTTCATATCCTAACACCCAAGCAAAAGACACAAACGCACCTTATTATAAATCTCCAACTGGTCCTGCAGAACCCGATAGCGGACTCTATTAACCTCCTCCACATCGCCCCCCTCAAACGCCTCGCGCGCATACACCGGCCCCCACTCGCCATTCCACACACACAGGCCCCTCCTATCCATCCACTCCCTCTTCCGCTCATAccccctcctcatcctccttttCTGCTCTTCACTCCCCCTATACACCTCATTCCCCTTCCCCTCACTAACAGGAAATCCGAAAGGCGAATAATCATGGATCGAATAGGCAGTATTGTCCCATTCAACATGCACATTCGCCTCTTCGAACGCAGTGAAATCGGACGCGAAGGTGTTCCCGTCGAAAAAGATCGTGTGCCGCGCGTCATTGGAGCGGATGGTGGTGTGGATGGAGCGGTAGAAGGCGATGAGGCGGTGCGTGTGCGGCGGGGGGCAGGTGGGCTCGTTGAGCGGGTTGTAGCCTGCGACCCAGGGGTTGGAGGCGTAGTGCGCGGCGAGGTGGCCCCAGAGCCAGATGGTGCGGTCTTGGAAGTCTTTGTGGTTCCAGACTGGATATGCGGGTGTCAGCACAGTGACAGTGGACAGTGGATATGGGACGTTggagagggggaggaggggaaagAAAATACGCACAGTTCGCGATGTGTCCGCCGTGGTCCGCGTGCCAATCCGTGTTCTGCCCGCCCGGCGCAGTGTGCAGATCGAGGATCGTATATATCCCATGCCGCGCGCATATGTCAATGACGCGGTCCAAGTGCTTGAACCCCGATTCTTTGAGCACGCGCGGGTTCATATCGTCTGAGCATGATGGTCAAAATATCAATGGTGAATGAAATGTTTGATCGTTTCGTTATTAGGGCCAGCCAGAGAACAACTTGAAGGAGGTGCGCACCTTCGAAATGGCGGTAGTTGAAGGGGAGCCGGATGCAGTTGAGCCCGAGACTTTTAAAGAATGCAGCATCCGCATCTTCGAAGAAGTATTCCAGGAACTTGACGTGCGTAGATAGAAAATAGAAAGTAGAAATAAAAAGTTAGAAGTAGAAGTAAAAAGTTTGAAAGTAGCGTTAAAAAGTAGTGTGGACTCTGTGCAAGATGAGCGTTACCTTGTCGAAGAAGAACTCTGATTTCTCAGCGCCGATTGTTTCTGCGAGCGCTTCTCGGATTTGGTATTCGCATCCGGGGAAGCCTATATCCCAATATCCCAGTGAGTCTCATTGATGCTAATAGATTTGCAAGGAAGAAATCAAGATCAACCTGTGATGAAATTCTCCATGCTGCATCAAGTCGAGTCGAATCGAGTCGAAtcgaggagaggagagggaagggaggggaGACATAAGTACATTAGGACACCCCTAACCAACGATAGCGAAAAGAAAGACGCACTTCATCCACCCCCCAAGCCCAGCACCTCTCAAGATCACCTCGTTCCCTTGCTCATCCACAAGCTTCGTCCCAGATACTTTCAGAAACGACATATCTCAATTTTGACCAATGGCAGCAGTACTAGTTGAGTATCAGGCAAAGGGAACGGAACAAGGAGCTCGGTTAGGAGCAGCGCTGAGCTGAGGCTGAGAGAACAGGCTTTTATAGAAGGCAAGATGATACCAAGAGTGGATATACGTTCTGGATATCTGGGGTGCAGCGGACCGGGCCAGGAGGGCGGGGGACCAGCTGAACATCCCCCACACCGACAATTCACCGGCTGTGTGGAGAAGAGAGTCAATTACGAATAGGCTTGGGATGtttcatgttcatgttcatggGTGTATTTGGGAATTGGTCGTGTAGCTGCTAGCATAAAGGGGTTGGAGCTTGgagcagagcagagcaaGAGAGGTGGGCATGGGAAAGTGCCATTAAAGGACTTTgaattgaatttgaatttgtcAACTTTGAAATCGACGCTTACCATGGAACTCGACCACCACCACGAACCGCAACCACAACAACACCCAGAAGCATCTCCTCCCAATGCCATCGACCTCGTCGGCGGCCCATTCGCCGTAATCGAGTCCGATCCAGGtaacctcctctccctcccacCACATCACCCTGCCAATCTCACCCCACACAGGTGTCTTCACCTC
This portion of the Psilocybe cubensis strain MGC-MH-2018 chromosome 12, whole genome shotgun sequence genome encodes:
- a CDS encoding Endo-1,4-beta-xylanase 5; translated protein: MSFLKVSGTKLVDEQGNEVILRGAGLGGWMNMENFITGFPGCEYQIREALAETIGAEKSEFFFDKFLEYFFEDADAAFFKSLGLNCIRLPFNYRHFEDDMNPRVLKESGFKHLDRVIDICARHGIYTILDLHTAPGGQNTDWHADHGGHIANFWNHKDFQDRTIWLWGHLAAHYASNPWVAGYNPLNEPTCPPPHTHRLIAFYRSIHTTIRSNDARHTIFFDGNTFASDFTAFEEANVHVEWDNTAYSIHDYSPFGFPVSEGKGNEVYRGSEEQKRRMRRGYERKREWMDRRGLCVWNGEWGPVYAREAFEGGDVEEVNRVRYRVLQDQLEIYNKDRLSWSIWLYKDIGFQGMVHLPPSTPYTTLFSSFLLKKHTLAIDAWGSSWSSSPLLRGIYDPLIQHIKDHVPEEYRNLYPHPVWKLEDRVGRLSRNVLVSEFLVREWAEHFRGMDEGRLDEIAKSFKFEFCVKREELNEILRRNAKLVG